In Amycolatopsis sp. FBCC-B4732, the genomic stretch CGCTTCGGCGTCGAGACGACGTTCGTCAGCGGCGGGATCGACGACTACGCCGCCGCGATCACCGACCGGACGCGGCTGCTCTACACCGAGGTCATCGGCAACCCCGGTGGCGGCATCGCCGACCTCGCCGCGCTCGCCGACCTGGCGCACGCCCACGACATCCCGCTGGTCGTCGACGCCACGCTCGCCACGCCGTACCTGTGCCGCCCGATCGAGCACGGGGCCGACATCGTGCTGCACTCGGCGACGAAGTTCCTCGGCGGCCACGGGACGACGCTCGGCGGGATCGTCGTCGAGTCAGGGAAGTTCGACTGGGGCAACGGTAAGTTCCCGCGGATGACCGAGACCGTCGACAGCTACGGCGGCCTGAAGTACTGGGAGAACTTCGGCGAGTACGCGTTCTGCACCCGGCTGCGCGCCGAGCAGCTGCGGGACATCGGCGCGGCGCTCTCGCCGCACTCGGCTTTCCTGCTGCTGCAAGGGATCGAGACGCTGCCGCAGCGGATGGACGCGCACGTCGCCAACGCCCGCGCGATCGCCGAGCACCTCGAAGCCGACCCGCGCGTGGCCTGGGTGTCCTACGCCGGGCTGCCGTCGCACCCGCACCACGACCTCGCGAAGAAGTACCTGCCCGCCGGGCCGGGCGCGGTGTTCTCCTTCGGCATCGACGGCGGCCGCGCGGCCGGCGAGAAGTTCGTCGAGTCGGTCGAACTGCTGTCGCACCTGGCGAACGTCGGGGACGCGCGGTCGCTCGTCATCCACCCGGCGTCGACGACGCACGCGCAGCTGTCGGAAGAGCAGCTCGCGGCCGCGGGCGTCGGGCCGGACCTGATCCGGCTGTCGATCGGGCTGGAGGACGTCGGCGACCTCGTCTGGGACCTCGACCAGGCGCTGGGCAAGGCGGTGGCGGGATGACCCACGACGTCGGGGCCGTCGAGCGGCGCGCGATCTTGAACCGGACGAAGTCGGTGACGATCGTCGGCGCGTCCGCCAACCCGGCGCGGCCCAGCTACTTCGTCGCGACCTACCTGCTTTCCTCGACGCGGTACGAGGTCAACTTCGTCAACCCGCGCCTGGACACGCTGCTCGGGAAGCCGGTGTACGCGTCGCTCGAGGACGTCCCGGGCGAGCTGGACCTGATCAGCGTCTTCCGCAAGCACGACGACCTGCCGCAGGTGGCCGGCGAGGTCGTCGACGCCGGCGCGCGGACGCTGTGGCTGCAACTCGGGTTGTGGCACGAGCCGGCCGCCGACCGGGCGCGGGAGGCCGGGCTCGACGTCGTGATGAACCGGTGCGTGAAGATCGAGCACGCGCGCTTCGCCGGCGGGCTGCACCTGGCGGGGTTCAACACCGGCGTGATCAGCTCGCGGCGGCAGTCGGCGCCTTAGGCGGCACGGGAAGAGAACGGGCGTTCCCACTGTTGGCCCCGGTATGACTTTGGGGATCACGTTGTCCGGCGGCCCGACGGCGCTCTTGGAACTGGGCGGCGTCCGGCTGCTCACCGACCCGACCTTCGACGCGCCCGGCGACCACCCGGTCGGCGAGCGCGTGCTGGTCAAGACCGAGGATTCGGTGCTGTCCGAGGCCGCGGTCGGGGTGGTGGACGCCGTGCTGCTGTCGCACGACCAGCACCCCGACAACCTCGACGACCGCGGCCGCGCGTACCTCGCCACGGTGCCGTTGACGCTGATCACGCCGAGCGGGGCCGCGCGCCTCGGCGGCACGGCGCGGGGGCTGGCGCCGTGGGAGGAGACGCGGGTGGGGCCGCTGACCGTCACCGCCGTCCCGGCCCTGCACGGACCCGAAGGGGCTTCGCGGGTCACCGGGGACGTCACGGGCTTCGTGCTGACCGGCGATGGCCTCCCGACCGTGTACGTCAGCGGGGACAACGCGTCGGTCGATCTCGTGCGCGAGATCGCCTCGCGGTTCCGCGTCGACATCGCGGTGCTCTTCGCCGGCGCCGCCCGGACACGGTTCTTCGACGGTGCTCCCCTGACACTGACCAGCGAGAACGCCGTCGAAGCCGCGAAGGTGCTCGGTGCGGCGAAGGTGGTGCCGCTGCACTTCCGCGGCTGGCAGCACTTCACCGAGGGCTCGGACGTGCTCCGGAAGGCCTTCGAGGCAGCCGGGCTGGCCGACCGGCTGGTGCTCCTCGAACCCGGCCGGCACGCGGCGGTCCGAGCCGGGTGAGCACGGGTCCGGGAGCGGGCCGTGAGAGGCTGGCGGCATGGCCAAACCGACGCCGCTGCAGTTCCGCAACCTCCTCGTCGCCCTGCTGGCGGCGGCGGGCTTCGTCTGGAGCGTCGTGACCGGCCTGCCGTGGTGGGTCAGCGCGATCGTCGGCTGCGCCTGCGTCCTCTCACTGGCTTCGGCCTACCTCAACCGGCCCGGGGCGAACAGCTAGCGTGACCCCATGACGACGATCTGGGGCGTCCACAACGACCAGCCCCAACTGGACCTGGTCGCGAACGGATTCGTGTCGATCGGCTGGGACGACCTCGGGGATCTCACCGATCTCAAGGACGATCGCGAGGACGCGAAAGAACGGGTCGCCCGGAAACGTCCGTACCTCAAGCCGGGCGCCATCCCGGTCACCGCCGGGACGCTGCTTTCCTTCCGGCACCGGATGCGGCCCGGGGATCTCGTGATCTACCCGTACAAGCCGGACAGCACGATCAACATCGGCCGCATCACGGGTGACTACTACTTCGCGAAGGACGCTCCCACGCACGCCAACCGGCGACCGGTGACCTGGCTGCGGACGAGCATCCCCCGCACGACGTTCTCCCAGAGCGCGCGCTACGAAATCGGCTCGGCCGTGACCGTGTTCCAGGTCAAGCAGCACAAGCAGGAGTTCCTCGACTTCCTCGACGGTGCGACTTCGGCCACGGCCCCGTCAGTGGCCGAAGCCGAACCCGAAGCCGCCGCGGACGAAGCCGCGGATCAGCCCGATCCCGAACGGATCGAGACCTACACCCGCGACTTCATCATCGAGACCCTGATGACCAAGCTCGAGGGGATCGACTTCGAGCACTTCGTCGCCCACCTCCTCGGGGCCATGGGGTACCGGACCGAGGTGACGAGCCCTTCACGGGACGGCGGCTACGACATCCTGGCCTCGCACGACCCGCTCCTGCTGGAGCCGCCGATCGTCAAGGTGCAGTGCAAGCGCACGACCTCGTCGATCGGCCGCCCCGAGGTTCAGCAGCTGACCGGGACACTCGCGGCCGGCGGGTCCGAGCTCGGCTTGTTCGTCACACTGGGCAGCTATTCCGCCGACGCGCAGCACGAAGAACGGCACCGCCAGAACCTCCGCCTGATCAACGGCCGCCAGCTGGTCAAGCTGATCTTCGAGCACTACGACAAGTTCAGCCTCGAGTACAAGCGCCTTCTCCCGCTGCGGCCCGTCTACATCGTGGACAGCACGCTGAGCTAGCGCGTCTTCGAGAACCGCGCCTTCAGGTTCGTGCGGCCCGCCTCCGTGAGGCGGCCGAAGAGCCGCAGGCGGGCCAGGCCGCCGTCCGGGTAGATGTCCAGGCGGGCCTCCGTCACCTCCGGGGCGTCCTTCACGGCGAAGCGGTGGCGGGTGTCCGGTTGCAGGCGCGTCTTCGGGAGCAGGTCCACCCACTCGCCGTACGTGTCGCGGCCGCTGACCGACGCCCAGCCCGGGGCGTTGCCCTTCAGGTTGCTCGTGTCCAGTTCCGCGAAGCGGACGATGCCCGCGCCCGCCAGGCGCAGCGTCACCCAGTCGTTGCCGGCGTCGCGGCGGCGGGCCGTCTCCCAGCCCTCCGCCTGGTGGGCCGCCAGGCCCGGGGACAGCAGGTTGTTCGGCGACGAATAGAACTTGTTGCTGCAGCCCGTGACCACCGCCCCGTTCTCCAAGGCCGCCAGGTCGAGCGCGTCCAGGTCGAGCAGGTCCGGGTCCGGGATCGGCAGGCCGTGGACGCGCAGGCGGGCGACGCCGCCGTCCGGGTGCTGCGTCAGGCGTACGTGCGTGTACCGGCGGGAACCGTTGATCGCGTAGAAGTTCTCCGTGTGGCCGGCCGCCGGGGCTCGGTCGACCAGGACGTCCCAGTCGGCCGATGCCAGCTCCGCCGCCGAGGGGTAGCCCGGGACCGAGGTCGCCTCCACCGAGACGTGCGGCGGGTAGTTTCCCTTGAAGAACGCCGTGTCCACGATGACGCCGGTGACCGTGCCCGCCAGGCCGAGCCGGAGGACGGCTTGGTCGTCGCCCGGTTCGCGGTGGCGGCGGGTTTCCCAGCCGTCGTAGACCTGGCCCTTGGGGCCGAACGTCTCCGCGCGGTGGGCCGGGACCCACGGGTTGACCAGGTTCTCCTTCTCGGCGAACAGCTCGTCGGTCGCCCACATCACGGTCCCGCCGAAGCGCCGGGACGCGAGGTCGGGCAGTTCTGTCCACTCAGGACGGTCGGACACCACAGCCTCCATTTCAGCAGTTCCCCCGGGTCAGCAGCGCGCCATGCGGCGCGTCGCCGGTGATTTCGGTGCCCCGCAGCCACGTCGAGCGCACCACGCCGGCCAGCGGACGGCGGTCGTAGGCGCTCACCGGGTTGCGGTGCTTCAACTTCGCGACGTCGACGACGAACGCCTCGTCCGGCGCGAACACGCAGAAGTCGGCGTCGTAGCCCACCGCGAGGTGGCCCTTGCGGCGCATCCCGGCCTGCGCGGCCGGGCGCTCGGCCATCCAGCGGATGACGTCGGTGAGCGCGAACCCGCGTTGCCGCGCCTGCGTCCAGATCGCCGGCAGGCCCAGCTGCAGGCTGGAAATCCCGCCCCACGCCTCGCCGAAGTCGCCGCTGTCGAAGCGTTTCAGCTCCGGCGTGCACGGCGAGTGGTCGCTGACGATCGTGTCGATCACGCCGTCGGCGAGCCCCTGCCAGAGCCGCTCGCGGTTGGCCGCCTCGCGGATCGGCGGGCAGCACTTGAACTGCGTCGCGCCGTCGCGGATCTCCTCGGCGACGAAGCTCAGGTAGTGCGGGCACGTTTCCGCCGTCAGCGCCACGCCGTCACGGCGGGCCGCGGCGATCAGCGGCAGGGCGTCCGAAGAGGACAGGTGCAGGATGTGCGCCCGCGCGGAAGTGCGGCGGGCCGCCTCGATCACGTGCGTGATGGCGAGATTCTCCGCCTGCCGCGGCCGCGAGTGCAGGAAGTCGACATAACGACCGCCGTGCGGCTCCGGCGCCGCACCGATCTCGTGCGCGTCCTCGGCGTGGACGATCATCAGCGCGTCGAAGGAACTCAGCTCCCGCAACGCTTCATCGAGCCCGGCCGGGTCGAGCGGCGGGAACTCGTCGACGCCGGAGTGCAGCAGGAAGCACTTGAACCCGAACACGCCGGCGTCGTGCAGCCCGCGCAGGTCGGGAACGTTGCCCGGGATCGCACCGCCCCAGAAGCCCACGTCGACGTGCACGCGCCCGGCGGCCGACTTGCGCTTCACCTCCAGCGCCGCCACGTCCACCGTCGGTGGCAGGCTGTTCAGCGGCATGTCCACGATCGTGGTCACCCCGCCCGCGGCGGCCGCGCGGGTCGCCGTTTCGAAGCCCTCCCACTCGGCGCGGCCGGGGTCGTTGACGTGGACGTGCGTGTCGACGAGTCCCGGCAGCAGCACGACGTCGCCGCCGAGGTCGAGGACGCGGTCGCCGGACAGCGAAGCGCCGCCGGGTTCGACCGCGACGATCCGGCCGCCGTCGACGCCGAGCGTCACGGGAACTTCGCCCTCGGCCGTCACGGCCCGTGGGGCGCGCACCACAAGATCCATCCGAAAGCCCTTCGCCGGGAGGATGAGCACCATCGATTCCACAGAACGGAAAGACGGTTTCGCACAACGACAGTAACCACGGCGCGCGCCGCTCGTCAACGACGGACGCGGCGCGTTACGGTCGACCCGTGCGGCTTGAAGCGGAGTTCACCAGCGAACCGTTCCACGGCGAAGGTTCGCCGCCCGAACACGCCGTCGCCGCTCGCGACGCCGCCGCGGAAGCGGGACTGGACACCGACTTCGGGCCGCTCGGCACCCTCGCCCGCGGCGAGGCGAAGGAGCTGCTCGAGGCCCTGCCGTCGATCGCGAAAGCGGCCTTGGACGGCGGCGCCACCCGCGTCACGCTGCAGCTGCGCCGGGCCGACGACCCCGGGGGCGCGCCGGTCGTCGAGCTGAACGACGCGCTGGCCCGGCTGATCGCCGACGTCGAGCGCGAACTGGGCGCCAAGCTCGGCGAACTCGACCGCGCGGGCAAGCAGCGCGCGGTCCGGCTGCTGCGTGAACGCGGGGCCTTCGGCCTGCGGAAATCGGTCTCGTCGGTGGCCGACGCGCTGGGCGTCACCCGGTTCACGGTCTACAACTACCTCAACCGGGAAGCGGACTGACCAGCGCTTTCAACAAAATGTTGACGGAACTCCGGGGCCGACGTACGGTCAGGCCGTGCTGCTCACCGAGTTCAACACCGCCGACGTCCGCCCGCTGCTGACCGAGTGCCTCGCCGTGCCCCGGTGGGTCGACGCCGTGCTGGCCGGGCGCCCGTACGCCGACGTCGACGCGCTCAAAGCCGCCGCCGGCCTGCCGTTGAGCAGCGACGAGATCCGGCAGGCGATGGCCGCGCACCCGCGGATCGGGGACAAGCCGGCGGACGGCTTCGCGCGCTCCGAACAGTCCGGTGTGGACAATCCGGACGCGTTCGCCGCCGCGAACGCCGAGTACGAAGCCAAGTTCGGGCACGTCTACCTCGTCTGCGCCAGCGGCCGCAGCGGCGACGAGCTGCTGAAGATCCTGCGCGAGCGCCTGGACAACGACCCCGCGACCGAACTGGCCGTCGCCGGGCGCGAACTCCTCAAGATCGCCGAACTCCGACTCGCGAAAGCGGTGACCGCGTGAACGAGCCTGCGAGTGAACCATCCAACACTGCGCTTCCGGCTCAGGCGGCACCGAGCGCCAGCGAGGTGTGCGCGTGAGTCTCGTGACCACCCACGTCCTGGACACGGCGAAGGGGTGCCCCGCCCAGGGGATCGCCGTCCGCTTCGAGACCGCCGACGGGAAACCGATTGCTGAGGGCCGCACCGACGACGACGGCCGCGTCCGCGACCTCGGCCCGGAAACCCTCGAGCCCGGCGTCTACCGCCTGGTCTTCGACACCGGCGCCTACCTGGGCCCGGACGCGTTCTTCCCGGAGGTCGCGCTGACCTTCCGGATCCTCGACGGCACCGCGCACCACCACGTGCCGCTCCTGCTCAGCCCGTTCGCCCATTCGACCTACCGAGGGAGCTGACCGTGGCCATCACCCTGGGCCCCAACCAGTACGGCAAGGCGGAGGTCCGCCTGGTCACGGTGCGCCGCGACGGCCCCGTGCACCACCTGAAGGACCTCACCGTGTCGACGTCGCTGCGCGGTGAGCTGGCCGCGACGCACCTGACCGGCGACAACGCCGGCGTGCTCGCGACCGACACGCAGAAGAACACCGTGTACGCCTTCGCGAAGGAGGCGCCGGTCGGCGAGATCGAGGACTTCGGCCTGCGCCTGGCCCGCCACTTCGTCGGCACGCAGCAGAACATCACCGGCGCGCGCGTGAAGATCGACGAGCACGGCTGGGACCGGATCGCGGTCGGCGACGAGCCGCACGACCACGCGTTCAGCCGCTCGGGTGACGAGCGGCGCACGACGGCCGTGACGGTCCAGGGCGACCGCGCGTGGGTGGTGTCCGGCATCGACGGCCTGACGCTGCTCAAGTCCACCGGTTCGGAGTTCCACGGCTTCCCGCGCGAGGAGTACACGACGCTCGCCGAGACCGACGACCGCATCCTCGCCACCGCCGTCACGGCGAAGTGGCGCTACCAGGGCTTGGACGTCGACTGGGCGGAGAGCCACCGCGAGATCCGGCGCGTGCTGCTGGCGACGTTCGCGACGAAGCACAGCCTTTCCCTGCAGCAGACGCTGTACGCGATGGGGCAAGCGGTGCTGGAGACCCGCGAAGAGGTCGCCGAGGTCCGGCTGTCGCTGCCGAACAAGCACCACTTCCTGGTCGACCTGAGCCCGTTCGGGCTGAAGAACGACAACGAGGTGTTCTACGCCGCGGACCGGCCGTACGGCCTGATCGAGGGCACAATCCTGCGTGACGACGCCGAGGACCCGGGCCCGGCCTGGGACCTCCACTGAGCGGAGCTTTCGTAGGGAAAGTGCCGTCCCCGCACTTTCACGTGAAAGTGCGGTGGATAGATCGCTCTATCATGGGGGCGTGGCAGGGACCAAGGAACGCATCATGGCCGCCGGAGCGGAACTGTTCCGGCGCAACGGCTACACCGGCACCGGGCTCAAGCAGATCGTCTCGGAAGCGAACGCGCCCTTCGGGTCGCTCTACCACTTCTTCCCCGGCGGCAAGGAGCAGCTCGGTCAGGAGGTCATCCGCACCTCCGGGCTCGCCTACATCCAGCTCTTCGACCTCTTCATCGTGCCCGCGCCCGACCTGATCAGCGGGATCGAAGCCTTCTTCGCCGCCGGGATCGCGACGCTCGAAGCCACCGACTACGTCGAGGGCTGCCCGATCGCGACCGTCGCGCTGGAAGTCGCGAGCACCAACGAGCCGCTACGCCAGGCCACCGCCGACGTCTTCACGGCGTGGATCGACGCCGGGACCGAGAAGTTCGCGAAGTTCGGCATCGGCACCGAAGCCGCCCGGACGTTGACGATCACCGCCGTCAACAACCTCGAAGGCGCGTTCGTGCTCTGCCGCTCGCTGCGCGACACCGAAGCGATGGCCGTGGCGGGCGCGGCGACCGTCGACGTCGCTCGCCGGCTCCTCAACGAGAACACACAACTTTAGTCGGGAATCCAACACGAATACTCAAGATGGCGCTTGACCGCACAGCAGGGGACACGGAAGCTTCTTTTCTCCTCCTCCCCCACCGCTGTCGGTTGGAGCTGCCATGCGCCGTGTCCTCGCTGTCCTCGCCACCGCCGTAGCCGCCCTCGGAATCGTGTCCCCACCCGCCGACGCCCTCGAAAACGGCCTCGCGCGGACGCCGCCGATGGGCTGGAACACCTGGAACACCTTCGAGTGCAACATCAACGAGACGCTGGTCAAGCAGACCACCGACCTGATGGTCAGCTCCGGGATGCGCGACCGCGGCTACACCTACGTCAACCTCGACGACTGCTGGATGACCCGCACCCGCGACAGCGCGGGCAAGCTCGTCGCCGACCCCGCGAAGTTCCCCGGCGGCCTGAAGGCGCTCGGCGACTACATCCACGCGCGCGGGATGAAGTTCGGCATCTACGAGAGCGCCGGCTCCGAGACCTGCCAGCACTACCCCGGCAGCCTCGGGCACGAGCAGACCGACGCGAACAGCTACGCGAGCTGGGGCGTCGACTACCTCAAGTACGACAACTGCGGCAGCCCGGCCGGGGAGAACCAGCAGGACTACGTCCGCCGCTACGCCGCGATGCGCGACGCGCTGAAGGCCACCGGCCGCCCGATCGCCTACAGCATCTGCGAATGGGGCAACTTCAGCCCGTCGACCTGGGCGCCGGACGTCGGCAACCTGTGGCGCACCACCGGCGACATCACGAACAACTGGGGCAGCATCGACTCGATCTACCGCCAGAACGTCGGTCTCGCGGCCGCGGCGAAGCCCGGTGCCTGGAACGACCCGGACATGCTCGAAGTCGGCGACGGCATGGACTTCCAGGAGGACCGCGCCCACTTCACGCTCTGGGCCGCGATGGCCGCGCCGCTGATCGCGGGCGCCGACCTCCGCTCCGCCAGCGTCGCCACGTTCTCGACGTACCTGAACGGCGACGTCATCGCCGTCGACCAGGACACCCTGGGCAAGCAGGCCCGGCGGATCTCGTCGTCCGGCGGCCTGGACGTCCTCGCGAAACCGCTGTCCGACGGGGACGTGGCCGTGGTGCTGTTCAACGAAAACGGCGACACCCGCACGGTCTCGACGACGGCCGCCGCGGCCGGGCTGCCCGCCGCGTCGAGCTACCGGCTGACCAACCTGTGGTCGAAGGAGCTGACCACGAGCACCGGGACGATCAGCGCCGCGGTTCCTTCGCACAGCACGGTGATCTACCGCGTGAAGGCCGGCGCGTCCGGCTCGAGCACCGGCACCGCGCAGCCCCTGCAGGGCGCGTCGTCCTCGCGGTGCGTCGACATCAACGGCAACGTCACCACGCCCGGCACCAAGGTCGACATCTGGGACTGCGACGGCGGCGCGAACCAGTCCTGGACGTTCACCGGTGCCGGTGAGCTGAAGGCCGGCGGCCTGTGCCTGGACGCCGACGGCGGCACCAGCGCCGCCGGGACCAAGCTCATCGTCTGGACCTGCCACGGCGGCGCGAACCAGAAGTTCAAGCTCGCCGCGGACGGCTCGATCACCCAGGCCGGGCTCTGCGTCGACGTCACCGGCGGGGACAAGCCCGCCGGCAACGTCAACGGCGTCCAGCTCGAACTCTGGGGCTGCAACGACGACGCCAACCAGAACTGGTCGCTCAAGCGCTGATCAGGTGCCGGTGAGGTGCTCCGGCCGGACCGGGACGCGCGGGAGCGCGAGCCCGGTCGCGGCCCGGATCGCCGCCACGATCGCCGGGGTCGACGAGATCGTCGGCGGCTCGCCGACCCCGCGCAGGCCGTAGGGCGCGTGCGGGTCCGGGCGCTCCAGGACGTCGATGCTCATCGGCGGCACGTCCAGGACCGTCGGGATCAGGTAGTCGGTGAAGGAGGGGTTCCGGATCTTCCCGCCGGAGGTCTGGATCTCCTCCATCACCGCGAGCCCGAGCCCCTGCGCGGAACCGCCCTGGATCTGGCCCAGCACGGCCTGCGGGTTGAGCGCCTTGCCGACGTCCTGGGCGCAGTCGAGCGCGACCACCTTGACCAGGCCCAGCTCGACGTCGACGTCGACGACCGCCCGGTGCGCGGCGAACGCGTACTGCACGTGTGCGGTCCCCTGCCCGGTCTCCGGGTCCAGCGCGGTCGTCGGCCGGTGCCGCCACTCCACGGTTTCGTCGTAGACGTCGTCGCCGAGGACGTCCACCAGGTCGGCGAGCACCTGGCCGTCGGCCGCGACGAGCTTGCCGCCGACCACGCGCACCCGCTGGTCGAACCGCGACAGCAGCTTCGCGCGCACCGCACCGCAGGCGGCCTGGACCGCGCCGCCGGTGACGTAGGTCTGGCGTGACGCCGACGTCGAGCCGCCGTTGCCGATCGAGGTGTCCATCGGCAGGATCGTCACCTGGTCGACGCCCAGTTCGGTCCGGACGATCTGCTGCATGATCGTGACGAGCCCCTGGCCGACCTCGCAGGCCGCGGTGTGCACGGTCGCCGCGGGCTCGCCGCCGACGAGCTGCAGGCGCACGCGGGCCGTCGAGTAGTCGTCGAAGCCCTCGGAGAAGCAGACGTTCTTGATCCCGACGGCGTAGCCGACCCCGCGGACGACGCCTTCGCCGTGCGTGGTGTTCGAGACCCCGCCCGGCAGGTGCCGCAGGTCGAAGGGCCGCTCGGGCGGCATCGGCTTGTCCTGCACCAGTCCCAGCAGCTCGGCGACGGGGGCCGCCGAGTCGACGGTCTGGCCGGTCGGCATCAGGTCGCCCTCGCTCATCGCGTTGCGGACGCGGATCTCGACCGGGTCCAGGCCGCAGGCGGCCGCGAGCTTGTCCATCTGGGACTCGTAGCCGAACGCCGCCTGCACCGCGCCGAACCCGCGCATCGCACCGCACGGCGGGTTGTTCGTGTACGTACCCCAGCAGTCGATCGTGACACTGTCCACTTTGTACGGCCCGGCGCCGAGGGTGGCGGCGTTCGCGACCACCGCCCCGGTCGAGGACGCGTACGCGCCGCCGTCGAGGTAGAGCCGCGTGCGCACGTACACGAGCCGGCCGTCGCGGGTGGCGCCGTGCTCGTAGTACATCTTCGCCGGGTGGCGGTGGACGTGGCCGTAGAACGACTCTTCGCGGTTGTAGACCATCTTCACCGGCTTGCCGGTGTGCAGGGCGAGCAGGCACGCGTGCACCTGCATCGACAGGTCCTCGCGGCCGCCGAACGCGCCCCCGACACCGCCGAGCGTGAGCCGCACCTTCTCGACCGGCAGGCCCAGCGCCGCCACGATCTGCTGCTGGTCGACGTGCAGCCACTGCGTCGCGACGTAGAGGTCGACGCCGCCTTCGGTGTCCGGCACGGCGAGCCCGGACTCCGGCCCGAGGAAGGCCTGGTCCTGCATGCCGACCTCGTAGACGCCGGAAACGACGACGTCCGCGGCGAGTTCTTGCGGACCACGGCGGATCTTCACGTGCCGCACGACGTTGCCGCCGTCGTGCAGCGAAGCGCCTTCGCCCGCGACAGCCGCTTCGGAGTCCGTCACCGGCTCCAGCTCTTCGTAGGAGACGGCGATCCGCTTCATCGCGCGGCGCGCGGTCTCCGGGTGGTCGGCGGCGACCAGCGCGACCGGTTCGCCCTGGTACCGCACGACGTCGGAGGCGAGCACCGGCTGGTCGGAGTGCTCCAGGCCGTACCGGTTGACGCCCGGGACGTCTTCGTGCGTCAGCACCGCGTAGACGCCGGGCACGGCGAGGGCGTCGGTGATGTCGATCGCGGTGATCCGCGCGTACGGGTGCGGGCTGCGCAGCGTCACGCCCCACACCATGTCCTCGTGCCAGAGGTCCGAAGAGTAGGCGAATTCGCCGCGGACCTTGACCGTGCCGTCGGGTCGCCGCGGCGACGTGCCGACGCCGTCGGCCGCCTGCGTGCTGACGGTGGTGGTCATCCGGCCTCCCTCAACCGGGCGCTCGCGGCCGCCAGCTCGCGGGCGATCGCGGACTCGTCGGCTTCGCGCAGGGTGGCGTCCTCGACGATCGCCTTGCCGCCGACGAACAGCCGGCGCAGCGGCGGCGTCGTGCCGAGCACCAGCGCCGCGACCGGGTCGGCGATGCCCGCGTGGTTCAGGCCGGTCAGGTCCCAGACGGCGAGGTCCGCGAGCTTGCCGGGTTCGATCGAGCCGAGATCCGCCGCGCGGCCCAGGCAGCGGGCGCCGCCCATCGTGCCCATCCACAGCGCTTCCCGCGTGGTCAGGCCGCGGGGCCCGCCGCGCTGGCGGGCCTGCAGGAGCGCCTGGTGCAGCTCCTCGGCGAGGCCGCCGGACTCGCTGGACGCGGCCCCGTCGACGCCGAGACCGACCG encodes the following:
- a CDS encoding O-acetylhomoserine aminocarboxypropyltransferase/cysteine synthase family protein, giving the protein MSERTWGFRTRALHAGGTPDPATGARAVPIYQTTSFVFEDAADAANLFALQKYGNVYSRIGNPTVAAFEERVASLEGAIGGVATASGQAAEFLTFSALAEAGDHIVSASGLYGGTVTQLTGTLRRFGVETTFVSGGIDDYAAAITDRTRLLYTEVIGNPGGGIADLAALADLAHAHDIPLVVDATLATPYLCRPIEHGADIVLHSATKFLGGHGTTLGGIVVESGKFDWGNGKFPRMTETVDSYGGLKYWENFGEYAFCTRLRAEQLRDIGAALSPHSAFLLLQGIETLPQRMDAHVANARAIAEHLEADPRVAWVSYAGLPSHPHHDLAKKYLPAGPGAVFSFGIDGGRAAGEKFVESVELLSHLANVGDARSLVIHPASTTHAQLSEEQLAAAGVGPDLIRLSIGLEDVGDLVWDLDQALGKAVAG
- a CDS encoding CoA-binding protein; the encoded protein is MTHDVGAVERRAILNRTKSVTIVGASANPARPSYFVATYLLSSTRYEVNFVNPRLDTLLGKPVYASLEDVPGELDLISVFRKHDDLPQVAGEVVDAGARTLWLQLGLWHEPAADRAREAGLDVVMNRCVKIEHARFAGGLHLAGFNTGVISSRRQSAP
- a CDS encoding MBL fold metallo-hydrolase translates to MTLGITLSGGPTALLELGGVRLLTDPTFDAPGDHPVGERVLVKTEDSVLSEAAVGVVDAVLLSHDQHPDNLDDRGRAYLATVPLTLITPSGAARLGGTARGLAPWEETRVGPLTVTAVPALHGPEGASRVTGDVTGFVLTGDGLPTVYVSGDNASVDLVREIASRFRVDIAVLFAGAARTRFFDGAPLTLTSENAVEAAKVLGAAKVVPLHFRGWQHFTEGSDVLRKAFEAAGLADRLVLLEPGRHAAVRAG
- a CDS encoding restriction endonuclease; protein product: MTTIWGVHNDQPQLDLVANGFVSIGWDDLGDLTDLKDDREDAKERVARKRPYLKPGAIPVTAGTLLSFRHRMRPGDLVIYPYKPDSTINIGRITGDYYFAKDAPTHANRRPVTWLRTSIPRTTFSQSARYEIGSAVTVFQVKQHKQEFLDFLDGATSATAPSVAEAEPEAAADEAADQPDPERIETYTRDFIIETLMTKLEGIDFEHFVAHLLGAMGYRTEVTSPSRDGGYDILASHDPLLLEPPIVKVQCKRTTSSIGRPEVQQLTGTLAAGGSELGLFVTLGSYSADAQHEERHRQNLRLINGRQLVKLIFEHYDKFSLEYKRLLPLRPVYIVDSTLS
- the alc gene encoding allantoicase; translation: MEAVVSDRPEWTELPDLASRRFGGTVMWATDELFAEKENLVNPWVPAHRAETFGPKGQVYDGWETRRHREPGDDQAVLRLGLAGTVTGVIVDTAFFKGNYPPHVSVEATSVPGYPSAAELASADWDVLVDRAPAAGHTENFYAINGSRRYTHVRLTQHPDGGVARLRVHGLPIPDPDLLDLDALDLAALENGAVVTGCSNKFYSSPNNLLSPGLAAHQAEGWETARRRDAGNDWVTLRLAGAGIVRFAELDTSNLKGNAPGWASVSGRDTYGEWVDLLPKTRLQPDTRHRFAVKDAPEVTEARLDIYPDGGLARLRLFGRLTEAGRTNLKARFSKTR
- the allB gene encoding allantoinase AllB, translating into MDLVVRAPRAVTAEGEVPVTLGVDGGRIVAVEPGGASLSGDRVLDLGGDVVLLPGLVDTHVHVNDPGRAEWEGFETATRAAAAGGVTTIVDMPLNSLPPTVDVAALEVKRKSAAGRVHVDVGFWGGAIPGNVPDLRGLHDAGVFGFKCFLLHSGVDEFPPLDPAGLDEALRELSSFDALMIVHAEDAHEIGAAPEPHGGRYVDFLHSRPRQAENLAITHVIEAARRTSARAHILHLSSSDALPLIAAARRDGVALTAETCPHYLSFVAEEIRDGATQFKCCPPIREAANRERLWQGLADGVIDTIVSDHSPCTPELKRFDSGDFGEAWGGISSLQLGLPAIWTQARQRGFALTDVIRWMAERPAAQAGMRRKGHLAVGYDADFCVFAPDEAFVVDVAKLKHRNPVSAYDRRPLAGVVRSTWLRGTEITGDAPHGALLTRGNC
- a CDS encoding helix-turn-helix domain-containing protein, which translates into the protein MRLEAEFTSEPFHGEGSPPEHAVAARDAAAEAGLDTDFGPLGTLARGEAKELLEALPSIAKAALDGGATRVTLQLRRADDPGGAPVVELNDALARLIADVERELGAKLGELDRAGKQRAVRLLRERGAFGLRKSVSSVADALGVTRFTVYNYLNREAD
- a CDS encoding 2-oxo-4-hydroxy-4-carboxy-5-ureidoimidazoline decarboxylase; the encoded protein is MLLTEFNTADVRPLLTECLAVPRWVDAVLAGRPYADVDALKAAAGLPLSSDEIRQAMAAHPRIGDKPADGFARSEQSGVDNPDAFAAANAEYEAKFGHVYLVCASGRSGDELLKILRERLDNDPATELAVAGRELLKIAELRLAKAVTA